The Acidobacteriota bacterium genome includes a window with the following:
- a CDS encoding DUF5916 domain-containing protein has translation MNRRAILAWPVAAFLLAAAAFPAAAAAGSAAPAPATGPRAATAAAAGSPPPPLAKAATPPVIDGILDDAVWASGRKYDGFKTFKPDYAKDPSQKTEAYLAYDSRNFYFAFRCYDSDPSKVKAALSKRDGIFQDDIVFVMLDPFNDAQSGFCFVLNPLGIQGDGMLDVNGNLDASYDTVWYSKGRVDDRGWTVEARVPLQSIRFPGRDVLTMRVMFIRFFTRTSEQASFPPLDPNYGSIMGQAQTFQVAGLEHKQVRELLPAFTYGRTQEATEASAGRPAHNPEYDIKDVSLTGKFGLTSDLTLDGAYNPDFSQVEADAGQVDFNQRYSLYYEEKRPFFLEGNDMWKFAGNVEDGPLQAIVYTRTIVDPVFGFRLTGKVTPRDTVAAIYAQDNLPGDAVDTHPDFTIARYKHSLKDDAYIGVFYTGREAGTVWNRVGGFDGRFRLSKTQVASFHLLGSWTRPEGAEATNADHALGLDWNFSNRKWVLDLGYQDISPDFQVDSGFVYRTGLRRVSAFAMHSIFPKSRFFQRIEPFYWSYHLYDTTSDMWETFNLVTLRFWLPRNTMVRFDTIMANEVYLGRRFGQGGFGLRAESQLAKSLYIEAFARRLAKTFYDPADPYQGYGTTVMGALVYQPTSQLDFTLSLNYVDFYRKLDHVKIYDYLIVRSKNTFQINKYLFVRGIAEYNDFYKRLTLDGLVSFTYIPGTVIHVGYGSALEKTEWDESLPGFAPSGRFHEMKRGFFCKVSYLFRF, from the coding sequence ATGAACCGAAGAGCGATTCTCGCCTGGCCCGTCGCCGCCTTCCTCCTCGCCGCAGCGGCTTTCCCGGCCGCGGCCGCCGCCGGATCCGCCGCGCCCGCGCCCGCGACCGGGCCCCGTGCCGCCACGGCCGCCGCCGCCGGTTCGCCGCCGCCTCCGCTGGCCAAGGCCGCTACGCCGCCCGTCATCGACGGCATCCTCGACGACGCCGTCTGGGCCTCCGGCCGGAAATACGACGGCTTCAAGACCTTCAAGCCCGACTACGCCAAGGACCCCAGCCAGAAGACCGAAGCCTATCTGGCCTACGATTCCAGGAATTTTTACTTCGCTTTCCGTTGCTACGACTCCGATCCGTCCAAGGTCAAGGCGGCCCTGAGCAAGCGCGACGGCATCTTTCAGGACGACATCGTCTTCGTCATGCTCGACCCCTTCAACGACGCCCAGAGCGGCTTCTGCTTCGTCCTCAATCCCCTCGGCATCCAGGGCGACGGCATGCTCGATGTCAACGGCAACCTCGACGCGAGCTACGACACCGTCTGGTACAGCAAGGGCCGCGTCGACGATCGGGGCTGGACGGTCGAGGCCCGCGTCCCGCTCCAGAGCATCCGCTTTCCCGGCCGCGACGTCCTGACCATGCGGGTCATGTTCATCCGTTTCTTCACCCGGACCTCGGAGCAAGCCTCGTTCCCGCCCCTGGACCCGAACTACGGCTCGATCATGGGCCAGGCCCAGACCTTCCAGGTCGCGGGTCTCGAGCACAAGCAGGTCCGGGAGCTCCTGCCCGCTTTCACCTACGGGCGGACGCAGGAGGCGACCGAGGCAAGCGCCGGCCGGCCCGCCCACAACCCCGAGTACGACATCAAGGACGTCAGCCTGACCGGCAAATTCGGCCTGACCTCGGACCTGACCCTTGACGGGGCCTACAACCCCGACTTCAGCCAGGTCGAGGCCGACGCCGGCCAGGTCGATTTCAACCAGCGCTATTCGCTCTACTACGAGGAGAAGCGGCCGTTCTTCCTCGAAGGGAACGACATGTGGAAGTTCGCCGGCAACGTCGAGGACGGTCCGCTCCAGGCCATCGTTTACACCCGGACGATCGTCGACCCGGTCTTCGGCTTCCGCCTGACCGGCAAGGTGACGCCGCGGGACACCGTGGCCGCGATCTATGCCCAGGACAACCTGCCCGGCGACGCCGTCGATACGCACCCGGACTTCACCATCGCCCGCTACAAGCATTCGCTCAAGGACGACGCCTACATCGGGGTTTTCTACACGGGCCGCGAGGCCGGGACGGTCTGGAACCGGGTCGGCGGCTTCGACGGCCGCTTCCGCCTCAGCAAGACGCAGGTCGCGTCGTTCCACCTGCTCGGCTCGTGGACCCGGCCGGAGGGCGCCGAGGCGACAAACGCCGATCACGCCCTCGGCCTGGACTGGAACTTCTCCAACCGGAAATGGGTCCTCGACCTCGGCTACCAGGACATCTCCCCGGACTTCCAGGTCGACTCGGGCTTCGTCTACAGGACCGGGCTGCGGCGCGTCTCGGCCTTCGCCATGCACAGCATCTTCCCCAAGTCCAGGTTCTTCCAGAGGATCGAACCCTTCTATTGGAGCTACCACCTCTACGACACGACCTCCGACATGTGGGAGACCTTCAACCTGGTCACCCTCCGATTCTGGCTGCCCCGCAACACCATGGTCCGCTTCGACACGATCATGGCCAACGAGGTCTACCTGGGGCGGCGGTTCGGGCAGGGCGGCTTCGGCCTGAGGGCCGAATCGCAGCTGGCCAAGTCGCTCTATATCGAGGCCTTCGCCCGGCGCCTGGCAAAGACGTTCTACGACCCGGCCGATCCCTACCAGGGCTATGGGACGACCGTGATGGGCGCGCTCGTCTATCAGCCCACGAGCCAGCTCGACTTCACCCTGAGCCTGAATTACGTCGACTTTTACCGCAAGCTCGATCACGTCAAGATCTATGACTACCTGATCGTCCGCAGCAAGAACACGTTCCAGATCAACAAGTACCTGTTCGTGCGCGGCATCGCCGAGTACAACGACTTCTACAAGCGCCTGACTCTGGACGGCCTGGTGTCGTTCACCTACATCCCGGGCACGGTCATCCACGTCGGCTACGGGTCGGCGCTGGAAAAGACCGAGTGGGACGAGAGCCTTCCCGGGTTCGCGCCGAGCGGCCGCTTCCACGAGATGAAGCGCGGCTTCTTCTGCAAGGTCAGCTACCTCTTCCGTTTCTAG
- a CDS encoding transposase encodes MPRARLYLIPGYVWHLTHRCHDRCFLLRFKLDRENWLDLMSEAVSRYGLRILGYAITSNHIHLLVYADGRREAIPRSMMFAASRTALDYNRRKARSGAFWEGNYHATAVETGGHFLNCLAYIDLNMVRAGVVGHPSDWPYCGFQEIAGRRTTRCLIDRGLLMELTGAASPEQLRSVYLEWIDAALRAGSASLSRQPKWTDSVAVGREAFIDRIQGDLGLKVVHREKAEAGDGFVLREAPARYSDRAQGILCRLPRR; translated from the coding sequence ATGCCCCGCGCCCGTCTTTATCTCATCCCCGGCTACGTCTGGCACCTGACCCACAGATGTCATGACCGGTGTTTCCTGCTGCGGTTCAAGCTCGACCGGGAGAATTGGCTGGATCTGATGTCCGAGGCCGTCAGTCGCTACGGCCTGCGCATCCTTGGCTACGCGATCACATCCAACCACATCCACCTCCTCGTCTACGCCGACGGCCGGAGGGAGGCCATTCCCCGTTCGATGATGTTCGCGGCCAGTCGCACGGCGCTCGATTATAATCGCCGGAAGGCGCGCTCCGGCGCGTTCTGGGAAGGGAACTATCACGCCACCGCCGTGGAGACCGGCGGCCATTTCCTGAACTGCCTTGCCTACATCGACCTCAACATGGTCCGGGCGGGCGTCGTCGGCCATCCCTCGGATTGGCCGTACTGCGGTTTCCAGGAGATCGCCGGGCGGCGGACCACAAGATGCCTGATCGACCGCGGCCTCCTCATGGAGCTGACCGGCGCGGCGAGCCCCGAGCAGCTGCGCTCCGTCTATCTGGAATGGATCGATGCGGCACTGCGGGCGGGCAGCGCGTCGCTGTCGAGGCAGCCAAAATGGACCGATTCCGTGGCAGTCGGGCGGGAGGCGTTCATCGACAGGATCCAGGGAGATCTCGGCCTGAAGGTGGTCCATCGTGAGAAGGCCGAGGCGGGAGACGGGTTCGTGCTGCGGGAAGCGCCCGCGCGGTACTCGGACCGTGCGCAAGGCATCCTCTGCCGTTTACCGCGCCGGTGA
- a CDS encoding aldo/keto reductase: protein MKYRTLGRTSLKVSVVGIGTWQLGGEWGKTFTQAEVDAILDRAAEAGVNLIDTAECYGDHLAERLIGDYLSRHERDRWVVATKFGHRFNGFMDRTNAFGAADVRAQLIASLRALRTDRIDLYQLHSSGDEAFLDDGLTAALEEARRAGMVRNLGVSIRGAGSEVQVREAFARGYGVLQVIYNRLDLRAETEVFPTARRYNLGILARVPLASGLLGGRHEAGEKFGPDDYRSTLGREEIARRVRQAEKIAEDELPLGVSRARWALAWCLRDPVVTAVIPGAKSPEQAAENASAADLLPRLG from the coding sequence ATGAAATACCGAACCCTGGGCCGGACGAGCCTCAAGGTCTCCGTCGTCGGGATAGGCACCTGGCAGCTGGGCGGGGAGTGGGGCAAGACCTTCACCCAGGCCGAGGTCGACGCCATCCTCGACCGGGCCGCGGAGGCCGGGGTCAACCTCATCGACACGGCCGAATGCTACGGCGACCATCTGGCCGAGCGTCTCATCGGCGACTACCTGTCCCGCCACGAGCGCGACCGCTGGGTCGTGGCCACCAAGTTCGGCCACCGCTTCAACGGCTTCATGGACCGGACGAACGCCTTCGGCGCCGCGGACGTCAGGGCTCAGTTGATCGCCTCGCTCCGGGCCCTGCGCACGGACCGGATCGATCTCTACCAGCTCCACTCGTCGGGCGACGAGGCATTCCTCGACGACGGGCTGACGGCCGCCCTGGAAGAGGCCCGGCGGGCGGGCATGGTCCGCAATCTCGGCGTGTCCATCCGCGGCGCCGGGAGCGAGGTCCAGGTCCGCGAGGCCTTCGCCCGCGGCTACGGCGTCCTCCAGGTCATCTACAACCGGCTCGACCTGCGGGCCGAGACCGAGGTCTTCCCCACGGCCCGCCGCTACAACCTGGGGATCCTGGCCCGGGTGCCGCTGGCGAGCGGCCTCCTCGGCGGCCGGCACGAAGCCGGCGAGAAGTTCGGGCCGGACGACTACCGCTCGACGCTCGGCCGGGAGGAGATCGCCCGGCGGGTCCGCCAGGCGGAGAAGATCGCCGAGGACGAGCTGCCGCTTGGGGTCTCGAGGGCGCGCTGGGCCCTGGCCTGGTGCCTCCGCGATCCGGTCGTGACGGCCGTCATCCCCGGCGCGAAGAGCCCGGAGCAGGCCGCCGAGAACGCCTCCGCCGCCGACCTGCTGCCTCGCCTTGGCTAA
- a CDS encoding aminotransferase class V-fold PLP-dependent enzyme: protein MRRKDFLKMTAGLAGGIAGLPLIARAAAGAPGASGAPPAAPFAAPLAAPIVAPFAAPLAGRLARAAAAGDDEFYWKLVREQFVLDPEWTFLNFGGLGSCPLPVLNALAEFTRAEERAPSAGHDEKPWQEVKTKLARALGGACRKEDIGLIGGATEGVNVIVHGLPLKNGDEVITSTHEHVALHSALLHRRQRDGIVIRLFEPDIVSAAGNVERIARLVTPKTRLVVFSHVTCTTGQLFPVKDIAALARAKRIWFALDGAQAPVCSPFDIADIGADFYACSTHKWMMGPKRTGFIYVRQGLLDVLRPLTVGGGSSDRYDVAKGEFVLKTTAERYESGTQNDALFYALGTALDLVDTIGVDRIARRCRPMAERFYRGLGEIPGVERLSPEEEAYRTLMIGFRMKGRANGEIMTQMAKDRLRARPVAEGGLNSIRVSFYLNNRDEDVTAALDSLRKLAA from the coding sequence ATGAGAAGAAAAGATTTCCTGAAGATGACGGCAGGTCTGGCCGGCGGCATAGCCGGTCTGCCCCTGATTGCTCGGGCCGCGGCGGGAGCGCCGGGAGCGTCGGGCGCCCCGCCGGCCGCTCCTTTCGCCGCTCCGCTTGCCGCCCCCATCGTCGCCCCCTTCGCTGCCCCGCTCGCCGGCCGGCTGGCCCGGGCCGCCGCCGCCGGCGACGACGAGTTCTACTGGAAGCTCGTCCGCGAACAGTTTGTCCTCGACCCGGAATGGACCTTCCTCAACTTCGGCGGCCTCGGCTCATGCCCCCTGCCCGTCCTCAACGCCCTTGCCGAATTCACCCGGGCCGAAGAGCGGGCCCCGAGCGCCGGCCACGACGAGAAGCCGTGGCAGGAGGTCAAGACCAAGCTGGCCCGGGCCCTCGGCGGGGCCTGCCGCAAGGAAGACATCGGCCTCATCGGCGGGGCGACCGAAGGCGTCAACGTCATCGTCCACGGCCTGCCGCTCAAGAACGGCGACGAGGTCATCACCTCGACGCATGAGCACGTCGCCCTCCATTCGGCCCTGCTCCATCGCAGGCAGCGCGACGGCATCGTCATCAGGCTGTTCGAGCCGGACATCGTCAGCGCCGCCGGCAACGTGGAGCGCATCGCCAGGCTCGTCACCCCGAAGACCCGGCTCGTCGTCTTCAGCCACGTCACCTGCACGACCGGCCAGCTTTTCCCGGTCAAGGACATCGCCGCCCTGGCGCGCGCGAAAAGGATATGGTTCGCCCTCGACGGCGCCCAGGCGCCGGTCTGCTCGCCGTTCGACATCGCCGACATCGGGGCCGATTTCTACGCCTGCTCGACGCACAAATGGATGATGGGCCCGAAGCGCACGGGGTTCATCTATGTCCGTCAGGGGCTCCTTGACGTCCTGCGGCCGCTCACGGTCGGCGGCGGCTCCTCGGATCGCTACGACGTCGCCAAGGGGGAGTTCGTGCTCAAGACGACCGCCGAGCGGTACGAGTCCGGGACGCAGAACGACGCGCTGTTCTACGCCCTGGGCACGGCCCTCGACCTGGTGGACACGATCGGCGTCGACCGCATCGCCCGGCGCTGCCGGCCGATGGCCGAGCGGTTCTATCGCGGCTTGGGCGAGATCCCGGGGGTCGAGCGCCTGTCGCCTGAGGAGGAGGCCTATCGCACGCTCATGATCGGCTTCCGGATGAAGGGCCGCGCCAACGGCGAGATCATGACGCAGATGGCCAAGGACCGTCTCCGGGCCCGGCCGGTCGCGGAGGGCGGCCTCAACTCGATCCGCGTCTCGTTCTACCTTAACAACCGCGACGAGGACGTGACGGCCGCGCTGGATTCGCTGAGGAAGCTCGCCGCCTGA
- a CDS encoding BlaI/MecI/CopY family transcriptional regulator, which produces MKSEKSLSRREREIMDIVYEMKEASAQQVLERLPSPPSYSAVRALLRVLEQKGHLLHRQDGPRYVFVPCLPRDKARRSALAHLKRTFFDGSTADVVAALLDISEEDLSEDDYRALAEIIDRARKEGR; this is translated from the coding sequence ATGAAGAGCGAGAAAAGCCTGAGCCGCCGTGAGCGCGAGATCATGGACATCGTCTACGAGATGAAGGAGGCCTCGGCCCAGCAGGTCCTGGAGCGGCTGCCTTCGCCGCCGAGCTATTCGGCCGTGCGGGCCCTGCTCCGCGTCCTTGAGCAGAAGGGACACCTCCTCCACCGGCAGGACGGCCCCCGCTACGTCTTCGTTCCCTGCCTGCCCAGGGACAAAGCCCGGCGGAGCGCCCTGGCTCACCTCAAGCGGACGTTCTTCGACGGCTCGACGGCCGACGTCGTCGCCGCCCTGCTCGACATCTCCGAAGAGGACCTGTCCGAGGACGATTACCGGGCCCTGGCCGAGATCATCGACAGGGCCCGCAAGGAAGGACGCTGA
- the hrpA gene encoding ATP-dependent RNA helicase HrpA: MSDDAKARPVRPIQAAKAAQAARPIQAVRAAQAARAARPARFEAWLESRARNVPRVSYPPELPITARAGEIVELLRSPRRRVVIISGETGCGKSTQIPKMCLEAGRGVAGRVGVTQPRRLAAMTIAARIAEELGQPVGRAVGYKIRFQDRTSRDGYIKIMTDGILLAETQGDHGLHEYDTIVIDEAHERSLNIDFLLGIMRRLLDERPDLKLVITSATLDTAKFSQAFKNAPVIEVSGRMYPVEVEYRVPDREEAEDKDYVDQAVEAVEYLRREKPPGDILVFMPTEQDILETCRMLEGRKWPGALVLPLFSRLPAGQQRLVYTVTAPKIVVATNVAETSLTIPGIRYVVDTGVARIAQYQPGTRINSLPISTVSRASADQRKGRCGRVLEGLCVRLYSQVDYESRDEFTQPEILRSDLAEVILRMTDLGLGDPLQFPFIDRPAAKAVHDGYDTLVELGAVRKAAQFRPPDPAASRWELTETGRAMARMQLDPRLSRMLIEAREERCLPEVAVLAAALSIRDPRERPPDKAQQADAVHAAFKHPDSDFLVLLNIWNRYHGDFEKLGSLVQKRRFCHENFLSFPRMREWTYLHAEIESALRELERGKMKKGSNLLFTQKRAKSGFDPLLAGAARTSPPETAKGGAGIESNEERGSGTADATGNAETGIVSRILHADISPALYGAIHRSILSGYLSNIAAHKEKNVYNGAKNREVTLWPGSVLFGKGAGWIVSAEVVRTSRLFARKAARIDPAWLERLGGPLCKRSYSDAAWDRSRGEVTAKERVTLFGLEIVRERRVSYGRVNPAEAHEIFVMNGLVEGEIDDPPPFLVHNLALQRQVEAMEEKLRRRDILVAEGEIAKFYSAKLPGIHDVRTLRKLLGDVRDRGGDDAFLRLSEDDLLNYRPDESAVAGFPDRVEVAGRPFPAVYKFAPGEEDDGVTLTVPPELLSAIPAERLEWGVTGQYQDKIAALIKGLPKRYRKLLVPVAEKAREIAGDMPRAPEEVPLFKAVADFVRRRYGADIPAREWALADVPKHLRLRVAVVDPSTGRVLDAGRDVELLRKKLGAADQAPSKVESPAWQEARRAWEKTGLADWTFGDLPEKIAVGTSLTAYPALKMGDTIPISEFSGPAAAQGGAKAQTAPPAAKPGSEPGTAGTVDIRLFPTRAEAEAAHKRGVRQLLMRKFAKELAFVRRYHKIPAELDQAALHFGGREALERAIEEALARDVFERNIRAEAEYRAYEAEVGRSLFDRGHALTQTVIKIVELHAKLRSELAKGAGGGAGARAGAAAPSKTRAEARTLSLYELGRLKDRVKPEYLDAVGADLDRLVPKDFLAVYPVVRLIRIRSYLEGLLIRLDRARIAPDKDKAKAAQVEPYVFELSRLAAPPRSGVPILPADLEARRAAVEELRWMIEEFKLALFAPEIKTAFPISAVRLARKIAWIEALA; this comes from the coding sequence ATGAGCGACGACGCCAAAGCCCGGCCCGTTCGGCCCATCCAGGCCGCCAAAGCCGCCCAGGCTGCCCGCCCCATCCAGGCTGTACGCGCCGCCCAGGCTGCCCGCGCCGCCCGGCCCGCCCGCTTCGAGGCCTGGCTCGAGTCGCGGGCCAGGAACGTGCCGCGCGTCTCCTACCCGCCGGAGCTGCCGATCACGGCCCGGGCCGGCGAGATCGTCGAGCTCCTGCGGTCGCCGCGTCGCCGCGTCGTCATCATCTCGGGCGAGACCGGCTGCGGCAAGAGCACCCAGATCCCGAAGATGTGCCTCGAGGCGGGCCGGGGCGTCGCCGGCCGCGTCGGCGTCACCCAGCCGCGGCGCCTGGCGGCCATGACCATCGCCGCCCGCATCGCCGAGGAGCTGGGCCAGCCGGTCGGCCGGGCCGTCGGCTACAAGATCCGCTTCCAGGACCGGACCTCGCGCGACGGCTACATCAAGATCATGACCGACGGCATCCTGCTCGCCGAGACCCAGGGCGACCACGGCCTCCACGAGTACGACACGATCGTCATCGACGAGGCCCACGAGCGCTCGCTCAACATCGACTTCCTGCTCGGCATCATGCGCCGGCTCCTGGACGAGAGGCCGGACCTGAAGCTGGTCATCACCTCGGCGACGCTGGACACGGCCAAGTTCTCCCAGGCCTTCAAGAACGCGCCGGTCATCGAGGTCAGCGGCCGGATGTACCCGGTCGAGGTCGAGTACCGCGTGCCGGACCGGGAGGAGGCCGAGGACAAGGACTACGTCGACCAGGCGGTCGAGGCGGTCGAGTACCTGCGGCGGGAGAAGCCCCCAGGCGACATCCTGGTGTTCATGCCCACCGAGCAGGACATCCTCGAGACCTGCCGCATGCTCGAGGGCCGGAAGTGGCCCGGGGCGCTGGTGCTGCCGCTCTTCTCGCGCCTGCCGGCGGGCCAGCAGCGGCTCGTCTACACCGTCACGGCGCCGAAGATCGTCGTGGCCACGAACGTCGCCGAAACGTCGCTGACCATCCCGGGCATCCGCTACGTCGTGGACACGGGCGTGGCCCGCATCGCCCAGTACCAGCCGGGGACGCGGATCAACAGCCTGCCCATCTCGACGGTCTCGCGGGCCTCGGCCGATCAGCGCAAGGGGCGCTGCGGCCGGGTCCTGGAAGGGCTGTGCGTGCGGCTCTACAGCCAGGTCGACTACGAGTCGCGCGACGAGTTCACCCAGCCGGAGATCCTGCGCTCGGACCTGGCCGAGGTCATCCTGCGCATGACCGACCTGGGCCTGGGCGATCCGCTCCAGTTCCCGTTCATCGACCGGCCGGCGGCCAAGGCCGTGCACGACGGCTACGACACCCTGGTCGAGCTCGGCGCCGTCAGGAAGGCGGCCCAATTCCGGCCGCCGGATCCGGCGGCCTCGCGCTGGGAGCTGACGGAGACGGGCAGGGCCATGGCCCGGATGCAGCTCGATCCGCGCCTGTCGCGGATGCTGATCGAGGCGCGCGAGGAGCGCTGCCTGCCCGAGGTGGCCGTGCTGGCGGCGGCCCTGAGCATCCGCGATCCGCGCGAGCGGCCGCCGGACAAGGCCCAGCAGGCCGACGCGGTGCACGCCGCGTTCAAGCACCCGGACTCCGATTTCCTGGTGCTGCTCAACATCTGGAACCGCTACCACGGCGACTTCGAGAAGCTCGGCTCGCTCGTCCAGAAGCGGCGCTTCTGCCACGAGAACTTCCTGTCCTTCCCGCGCATGCGCGAGTGGACGTACCTGCACGCCGAGATCGAGTCGGCCCTGCGGGAGCTCGAGCGCGGGAAGATGAAGAAGGGCTCGAACCTGCTTTTCACTCAAAAACGGGCAAAAAGCGGGTTCGACCCCCTCTTGGCCGGCGCGGCCCGGACGTCGCCGCCGGAAACGGCGAAAGGCGGAGCCGGGATCGAATCGAATGAGGAACGGGGGAGCGGGACGGCGGACGCGACCGGAAATGCGGAAACAGGTATTGTGTCCCGCATTTTGCATGCGGACATATCGCCGGCGCTCTACGGCGCGATCCACCGGTCCATCCTCAGCGGGTACCTGTCGAACATCGCCGCGCACAAGGAGAAGAACGTCTACAACGGGGCCAAGAACCGCGAGGTCACGCTCTGGCCGGGCTCGGTCCTCTTCGGCAAGGGCGCCGGCTGGATCGTCTCGGCCGAGGTTGTCCGGACGTCGAGGCTGTTCGCCCGGAAAGCGGCCCGGATCGACCCCGCCTGGCTCGAGCGGCTCGGCGGCCCGCTCTGCAAGCGCTCGTATTCGGACGCCGCCTGGGACCGCTCGCGCGGCGAGGTCACGGCCAAGGAGCGGGTCACCCTGTTCGGGCTCGAGATCGTCCGCGAGCGCCGCGTGTCCTACGGGCGCGTCAACCCGGCCGAGGCCCACGAGATCTTCGTCATGAACGGCCTGGTCGAGGGCGAGATCGACGACCCGCCGCCGTTCCTAGTCCACAACCTGGCCCTGCAGCGCCAGGTCGAGGCCATGGAGGAGAAGCTGCGGCGGCGGGACATCCTCGTCGCCGAGGGCGAGATCGCCAAGTTCTACTCGGCCAAGCTCCCCGGCATCCACGACGTCCGGACGCTGCGCAAGCTGCTCGGGGACGTGCGCGACCGCGGCGGCGACGACGCGTTCCTGCGCCTGTCCGAGGACGATCTCCTCAATTACCGGCCGGACGAGAGCGCCGTCGCCGGCTTCCCGGACCGCGTCGAGGTGGCCGGCCGTCCGTTCCCGGCGGTCTACAAGTTCGCGCCGGGGGAGGAGGACGACGGCGTCACGCTGACGGTCCCGCCCGAGCTGCTGAGCGCCATCCCGGCCGAGCGCCTGGAATGGGGCGTGACCGGGCAGTACCAGGACAAGATCGCCGCGCTCATCAAGGGCCTGCCCAAGCGCTACCGCAAGCTCCTCGTGCCGGTGGCGGAGAAGGCGCGCGAGATCGCCGGCGACATGCCCCGGGCGCCGGAGGAAGTGCCGCTCTTCAAGGCCGTGGCCGATTTCGTCAGGCGCCGCTACGGCGCCGACATCCCCGCCCGCGAATGGGCCCTGGCCGACGTGCCTAAGCACCTGCGCTTGCGCGTCGCGGTAGTCGATCCGTCGACGGGCCGCGTCCTCGACGCCGGCCGCGACGTCGAGCTCCTGCGCAAGAAGCTCGGGGCCGCGGACCAGGCCCCCTCCAAGGTCGAGTCGCCGGCCTGGCAGGAGGCCCGGCGCGCCTGGGAGAAGACGGGCCTGGCCGACTGGACCTTCGGCGATCTGCCCGAGAAGATCGCCGTCGGCACGTCGCTCACGGCCTACCCCGCCCTAAAAATGGGGGACACAATACCTATTTCCGAATTTTCTGGCCCGGCTGCGGCTCAGGGCGGGGCGAAGGCGCAGACGGCCCCCCCGGCCGCCAAACCCGGAAGCGAACCCGGAACCGCCGGGACGGTCGACATCCGCCTGTTCCCGACGCGGGCCGAGGCCGAGGCCGCGCACAAGAGGGGCGTCCGGCAGCTGCTCATGCGGAAGTTCGCCAAGGAGCTGGCCTTCGTCCGCCGCTACCACAAGATCCCGGCCGAGCTCGACCAGGCGGCGCTTCACTTCGGCGGGCGGGAGGCCCTCGAGCGGGCCATCGAAGAGGCCCTGGCCCGGGACGTCTTCGAGCGCAACATCCGCGCCGAGGCCGAGTACAGAGCTTACGAAGCGGAAGTCGGCCGGAGTCTCTTCGACCGCGGACATGCCCTGACCCAGACGGTCATCAAGATCGTCGAGCTCCACGCCAAGTTGCGATCCGAGCTGGCCAAGGGCGCGGGCGGAGGGGCGGGCGCGCGGGCAGGCGCGGCCGCGCCGTCAAAGACGAGAGCCGAGGCCCGGACATTGAGCCTTTATGAACTCGGCCGGCTCAAGGACAGGGTCAAACCGGAGTACCTGGACGCCGTCGGCGCGGACCTCGACCGCCTCGTTCCCAAGGACTTTCTGGCGGTCTATCCGGTCGTCCGGCTCATCCGCATCCGCAGCTACCTCGAGGGGTTGCTCATCCGGCTCGACCGGGCCCGCATCGCCCCCGACAAGGACAAGGCCAAGGCCGCCCAGGTCGAGCCCTACGTCTTCGAGCTTTCGCGGCTCGCCGCGCCGCCGAGATCAGGGGTTCCCATTTTGCCGGCCGATCTTGAGGCCAGGCGGGCCGCGGTCGAAGAGCTGCGCTGGATGATCGAGGAGTTCAAGCTGGCCCTCTTCGCCCCGGAGATCAAGACCGCTTTCCCCATCTCCGCCGTGCGCCTGGCCCGCAAGATCGCCTGGATCGAGGCGCTGGCCTAA